From Quercus lobata isolate SW786 chromosome 11, ValleyOak3.0 Primary Assembly, whole genome shotgun sequence:
CCTTCATTACTCTATGAAACCATTGTAATTTATGGATggatttaaataaatttttgcaCTGACAATTTTATGCCTGTTTAGAGCAATGGGGGATGTTTCAGATCGTATTGGTCGTCCTACAGACAACAGTCAGGTATTTATCTCATTCTAGGTTCACTAAtcactttattcatttttttgctGGGTTATAAGTATTTATTGAagcagttttttttattttattttattttatttttttaagtgcaAATGGGATGCAACTCAAGTACATGGGAATTACACAATAGGTACACCAACAATTCAGCCACGAAATTTACATTTATCAAGCACCAAGTAAATTCAAAAAGTAATACTGTCCTAAAGCCTCCTGTGCATCATACTTTTGATCCTTGAAGGCTTTTTACTACACTGCCTGTGTATCCTCTTgggtttttgactttttgtacatcattttgttttaataaagcactatttctttaaaaaaaaaaaaaaaactttcctgACCAACACCACAAGGCCCATCGACTGTATTGGCACACCATGCTCCTCACATGCTATTGTACTTCTTCTCCACAGGCCTCCTCCAGAAAGCTTCTTTTGTTGGAGCATGTTGCCATGACCGTTTCCCCAAAGTGCCTAATTAAACAAGATCAAGTTCCTGATGGCAAAACCTCCCATTGGAGTGGTTCAGATTTTTTGTTCCATTAACTAAATGAAACTTAATCTCACCAATCTCTTCCTGTAAAAATTCTTGCTGCAATTTTTCAATACAGTGAGCTACACTTACTGGAAGAGGAAATAAGTAGGTAAAATTGATAAAGTGCTTTTGATCTAGGTAATTCTACCTCCATTGgaaaggtaaaatttttttttttttcccagcctGCCAGATCACTTTCCATCTTTTCCAGGATGGTATTTcaaattgttttcaatttgaAAGTAGAGCCCAATGGAAGGCCCAGATACTTCATTGGTAAGTTTGACACTTTGCAACCAAGAATATCGGCCAACTCTTCTTACACATTCTGCACATTTCAACTGGAACCAATTCTAACTTCCCCAAACTAATGTTTGACTCTCAAGGGCCAAATTTGATTTGAATCATTTCCATAAACTATGAAAgaataatctttttattttttttgataagtaaaaattaCAGCAGTTAAGAATATCCCATTATGCACCAGCTGGGAAAATCCCGGGAAATATGAAAGTGAAGTCTGATTTAGTAACCCCTCACATTGCCTTTTCCATCATTCTACTCAAAGCAGCCATtacaataacaaataataaaaagggtAAAGGGTCTCTTTGTCATAGCACTTGAGaactatttaaaaatatcatttaaggCTACCATTAATTAAGATAGATAAGCAAACCTTGGTGATACAAAAATAAATCcactttctctattttttgctGAAACCACACCTATTCaacatattaatgagaaaattcCAATTAACATGGTCCTAAGCTTTCTCCAAATCTAGTTTGCATAAGACCTCCATAACTCCTGATTTTAGTATACTGTCTGAGCATTCCTTGGCGATGAAAACCTGATCTAAAATATGCCTCTTTAACAAGTTGCTTTTCCTTAAGGTGGGCATCTATAACATTATAGTTTTTAGTGAAAAATTCGTCAAAGTTCATAGCACgtatttttctcttatttcatttcttttttgcagATTGGCATAATTGATCCAGATTGCAGACTAATTGGACTCCATTTATACGATGGATTGTTCAAGGTATATAGTTTGATACAATTAATTGTGATGTATACacttaaattttggtattttgcaTGCTATTATGAGCAGAAATTCCAATCTTCACTATTGAAATTAATATTCTTGGTGTAATCATCATAGTTTGTTGTTTTGTCAGGTCATTCCTTTTGATAATAAAGGGCAGCTTAAAGAAGCATTTAACATTAGGTATgcttttattattcttttggCCTTCTAATGCTTAAAGGATATTATAGATGGTTATGCCAgtgaaaaatttatttttgacatGGATACAGAGTTTTGGTCATTATCAATACCTTAGGTGAATGTATCTGTCTAATGCTGCTTTGGGGTTCGATTTTAGTTTTACTAGTAGAGTAATATTTTCAGTAGGCCaaaaacatgttttgcattgtttattaattttatgttgATGAATCTGACATACTTGTACCTTTATGTAGTATATTTAATATACACACATCATTAATTGTTGTAACTTAAAACAAACCAGTGATAATCTTATTCCCTTTTTTCCCCtgataatgaaaaagaaagtgtGTAGGGGGTGAGAAAGAAAGCAGGAGGAGGTGAGAAAGAAAGTTCTAGAATAATTGGGAGTGACAAAGAAATAGAGTGAAAATAAGTGAGAAAGTGGTGAGATAGATGGATCAGAGGGGGAGGGACAGCAAGCATGTGaaacttaacaataaaaaaaaaaaacatcttctCCCACTTTACACAAAGGATGCAACCAAGTTTCACTCTTTCTCAAACACAAATTACAGCCTGAAAAGATAACTTGACTCCTAGTATAAATCAAAGAACTAAATCATGGGCTCCCCATATGAAATAAAGTGGAAGGTTTACCTAACCAAACTATCATGGAAGTATGAATATCTATTGAATTTTATGTTGTTgataaatacatttaaaataaaatctcttaACTGTAACATAGGTTAggtatttttgggtttggttgcCATGCATTCTGGCCCTGGGCAACCCATAGCTTTCAATGCCCACCAAAATCTGTGCAAAATCCAGTTTCATCTGCAGTTTGATCTCATTCTACCATTCTGAGTGTAACCTTATTTGACATTTGTCCCTGAGTAATGTCTTGACAAGTAATGGAAAAGCGCTTGGTGTCCTCTTTGTAATGTCCTATCTGGATTCTGATAGCAAGCATGTGAAAGAGTATTGAAGATAGCCACTGACAGTAGACACAAATTTGAAATGCTGATAAACATTTAATTCGATGTTATAACATTGATTTCTATAAATGATATAATAGTTCTTGCTTTCTATGTTTCTAGCGTTCATTTAGTTTATCAGAATAATCACACTGATTACATCTTTTGACTGAATATTTTCAGGCTTGAGGAGCTTCAAGTTTTGGATATCAAGTTTCTGTATGGTTGTTCAAAACCTACAATTGTGccacaccacccccccccccccaaaaaaaaaatgtactcaAATTTGGAATATTTGAGTACATAATGGcttgtaaaaaataatttgtccTGTATGTGTATTATATCCATGATCATTTTAATCTATCCTGTCATTAGTAACCATTGGTTTGGGTGCATATAAAGAATGGCTGCTACTCTTGTGCTTCAGCTTGGTAAGCTGCTGTGGTAATTTAGTGGAAACACAGGTTGCTTACAAGAGATCGATTGGTGAATTGGGGAGTATGCAGCGATGTATTGTGTCCATTCTTCAGGGCAAATTCAGAGAGCTGAGACATTATTCTTTGAATGCCACGTTGCAAGAAGAGTATGGAAAATGATTTATGTATGGAATTCAGCCTACAATGTAATCCTGAGATTGGTTGGGAGAAGATAGTTAATTGGGCTGTAAACAATTGGAGAGGGGAGAGGTTGAAGGTAAACTTAAATAATCCAAAACTTCTgcaatgaagttttaaaaaggaAGTCCGGCAGCGACTTTAACTTTAGGCAGATGCGAATTTCCAACATTTGAAGACAGGGCATTATAATAATACAATTTTCCTCATCTTGTCCTCCAATCCCAATCCATTCTTCCCACTcgtccaaaaacaaaaactggagagttttcaaatttgggaatattttgattatgctgtctttctttgttttcagaTTCTATTTCCAAAAATTCAACACCCACCTTTTTGAATGGAAAAGAGTCACCATTACCACAACCTATATATAAATCTTCAAGGAACTGAAGCTTTCCCAAAGGAGGTAAACGTTCTAAATTTTCACCACCTCTTAGAGTAAGAACTTTCAATTTGGCTAGGGACATCATCCAATTAGGGAACAAGGAACATTGTGGTGCTCCAGTGCCGACCAATTTCTAACCTCTCCAAGTCTGGAGGTGGCTCTAAGGCATTTAGAACTGATACATCAATCTCCATTCTTCCTTCATGATTCTCTACGTTCTCTTCATAAAGTTGGTACATTTTATGGGCGATCAGGAAACTCAGTACATATTGtaagaaaatttgtaaattttattggaaaatttgtacattttttCTAAATATCTTTACATTTTTGTAGGAAATTGTGTATAGTATATAGTAAAGTCCGTACTTTTTTGAGAGAATGGTAATGTATGTGCATTATgtgaaaaaatcaataaattttgttgGAAAGTCGGAAAATTACGTAAGAAAGTCTATACATTTCgtgggaaattgtgtatattttgTGGGAAAATTTTTACATTACATAGAAAAGTCATTACAATTTGTTGGAAAGTCTATACTATGAAAAAGTTGAATAATTATGGCAGTTATTACAATCTTCATCGTTTATTATTTAGATTGTTGATTTTGACAACCTGGTTTTTGTCAAACTCTAGATATTTTGGTTTTTGAGGTCAATAGGGCCGCCTATAAATTGGGTAAATGGGGTGCCCAAGGAGGCCCAATAGAACAGCCCATGAATTGGGCTAATGGGCCCAAAAAAGTAGAATTTTTCTAGCCCATCCTTATGGATCATTGCTTTCAGACTATATAGTATACATGTGTGCACGAGGTGCTAGTGTGCGACCATACTGCGATTTATCCATCTCTGAAGTCGACACCACTACTGCAAGAGAGTAGCGCTATAAAAAAGCACCACTGACAAAGAGAGAGTGAGCGAGCTAGGGCTCgacacaaagaaagaagaagaagatgagtaTCTAGAACTATGTGGTTACGGCTCACGAACCCACCAATGTGAACCACTCCTGTGTCGGCAATTTCACCAACCCTCAAGAGCTCAACCTAATCACAACGTAACCACTCTtcatttctctcattctctctctctattcaaATCGCTTCtctcgattttttttttgttactatttacaAATTTGGGTTTTCTCTTTCTACTTTAGggttttattaacttttttcttttaccatcCAAAAATTCAACACCCACCTTTTTGAATGGAAAAGAGTCACCATTACCACAACCTGTATATAGATCTTCAAGGAACTGAAACTTTGCCAAAGGAGGTAAACGCTCCAAATTTTCGCCACCTCTTAGAGTAAGCACTTTCAATTTGGCCTAGGACATCATCCAATTAGGAAACATTGTGGTGCCCCGATACTGACCAATTTCTAACCTCTCTAAGTCTGGAGGTAGCTTTAAAGCATTTAGAACTGATACATCAGTCTCCATTCTTCCTCCATGATTCTCTACGTTCTCTTCATAAAGTTGGTACATTTTATGTGAGATCAAGAAACTCAGTACATATTGGAAGaaactttgaaaattttattggaaaatttgtacattttttctaaatatctttacatttttgtagaaaattatGTATAGTATATAGTAAAGTCTGtactttttttgagagaatggTAACGTACGTGCATTATGCggaaaaatcaataaattttgttgGAAAGTCGGAAAATTACATAAGAAAGTCTGTACATTACgtgggaaattgtgtatattttgtgggaaaatttttatgttacatGGAAAAGTCATTACAATTTGTTGGAAAGTCTACATTATGAATAAAGTTTGATAATTATGGCAGCTATTACAATCCTTATCGTTTATTATTTAGGTTGAGTTTGGCTTGcactgaaaaggaaaaaaatttgtgtttggcGTTTTTTCTGTGAGTCCTGTGCGCTATGCGCAAGACCCACAAATATAGAAAAACGCAAATGTTAAGTTAAAActgggtcccacgacactatttacatatttaaaaattattttactacagtatttttagttttcagttttcaatttttagcaataggtagtatccaaatagacccttaaatagttgattttgacaacctagtttttgttaattgggtgccTGGTGTGAGGTTAATAGGGCGTGTATAAATTGGATAAATGGGGTACCTAGAGAGGCCTAATAGAATTGCCCATAAATTAGGCTTATGGGCCCAAAAATGTAGAATTTCTCTGGCCCATCCATTATAGACCATCCTTTTTGGACTAAAATTCTTTggcgaaaacaccattttggtccttacattttggcgTCACAGTCAAtatggtccctacattttaataGCAGTTAATTTGgtctttattattttcaatttgcaatCAATTTGGTTCTTACCTTTAACTGACTAACAAAAAATGTCTACGTAGCAAATGATGTGCACAGTTGGAACAATTAAAGCTGACGTggcttataaaaataatattaaaaatgaaaaatcagcattttaattattaaaaaaatctaaatcagcaaaaaaatatttttttaaaaaaattaaaacatccaAAAATCTTTTCTGGGCAACCAAacatgtaaaaactaaaaacttaagaaaaaaatcacatgcAAGATTCAAGATAAAGTACATCTCGAACCATGGGTAGGAAATCGAATGAGAGAGGTTTGGTGGAGATTGGATGCAGTCGGTGGCTGGGTTTTTCTTTCGAGGTCCTTGAAGTGGATCTATGCATAATCAATCTATTATGTCAAcaacacaaaacccaaatttggGTTGTACTTCAAGAGGGGGAAAGAGTCCTCAATGGATGGTGACGACATGGCAATGGTTCGCAAAAGGCATAACCATGTCCGGTGGATGGCAACGACATGGCAATGGCTTTCTTCAACCCTTGAATCAGTGAGCATGTTTGGCCAAACCGGTATAACCCTGGATGGTTTTATCGGCAGATGGAGGAGGGAGATAATGGTTGATTTGGGTTGGGATTTTTGCTGACAATTGCACGGTGGAGGACATTGCCAAGGGTGGGTTGTTGGAGTGGATAATAAAGTTCCGATCTGCaatatttccttttgttttttgtttggttcttgagaaaaacaaagaggaaaatgtagtgggaaaaacaaaaatccatctGCTACTTCTTACAGGCTTTGTATTATAgtttcatttcattttgttcttatttacgTTTTGCCTAGGTTTTACTGCACTAAGCTCTTGTATTTGTTGAAATGTCTCTATGATATTTATTATatgggcaaaacttagatacagtagcTTAGGTACAGTATATTAGGTTCCctacttaaaattttgacatctgtccaatttaacaaacaaattaaacggcgttaaaactaaatttttttttttctttttccttcttccgTTTTTTTCCTGTACTGCGCAAATCTCCAGTTGGCTCATTTTCTAGTGGGTTTCAAACTAGAAAAGACCCTTCTCCCTCATTTTCTCGGTAACCAAACAAGaaagatcaaaaaataaaagctagaTCTATTgggtttcaaaccaaaaaaaggaCCCTTTTCAGCTATACCCGAAACTTCCACACTTAACATCAACAAAGCTGAAACAGATACACATAAATACATACAGAAGACAGAAAGACTCATAGATCAGAAGACAGAATCATAGATTAGAAAAGAGGACAGAATCATAgatcagaaaagaaagaaccatagatcagaaaagaaggaaatagatacacatacatacacacacacaccgagagagagagagaaagaaagaatcatagatcagaaaagaaagaatcatggattagaaaagaagaaaggaaacagatacacatacatacaccgagagagagaggtatgagatattctttctttttttttttttgggttttgggtttggaagagaagGGTCATGAGTGGTTTGGAAGagaaaggttttgggtttggaagagaagCCATTTGCAGGTActggaaaaagaaggaagaacgaaatatgggtttttggtttggaagagaaaggttttgggtttggaagagaaaCCGTGTGCGGTACaggaaaaagaatgaaagaaggaaaaaaaaaaagcaataaagaaGATATTTTAGTTTTAACGCCGTTTAGTTTGTTTGTTAAATTGGAcatgtgtcaaaattttaagtagGGAACCTAATGTACTGTACctaaagtactgtacctaagttttgcccttattatatattctttttttagtttggttgctaagaaatgaaattgtatttagaaaataattgaaaCTTCTTTGTGATGGTTTTAGTTTGTTGATATTACTTTTGATTGATGGAATTTTTTGGGGTGTGATTTTGAAGAgagggaaataaaaaaataaaaaaattcagttttgcTGTGTTTGTTTGTCAAGAAACTACAAGAACAACctataaaagaaatgaaaagaaaaatcaagtatttttttctttaaaatttgagaaatttttttttctatgctgacatggcattttttcttttgataagggcattttttttaatttcaattaaatttttttattattttataagctCTGTCAGCTTTAATTGTGTTAACTTTGCATACCATTTGTCAAGTAGATATTTTTTGTGAATGGATTAATGGTAGGAAACAAATTGATTGCAAATCGGAAATAACATAGTGCAAGGACtataaaatagtgtttttttccCAATcctttcaatgaaaaaaaaacacataaagcTAAAGGGTATATATAGTTCGTATGGTAGCAACGCTGCACCGCCCGCACTCCTGTAACTGCAAGAGAAAAAACACCacagacaaagagagagagagagagtgagcgAGCTACGGCTCGACACAGAGagtgagaaagaagaagaagatgagtaTCTGGAACTATGTGGTTACGGCTCACAAGCCCACCAACGTGAACCACTCTTGCGTCGGCAATTTCACCAGCCCTCAAGAGCTCAACCTAATCATAGCGTAACCACTCTtcatttctctcattctctctctctattcaaATCGCTTCTCTCggattttctttttcgtttCTATTTACGAATTTGGGTTTTCTCTTTCTGctttagggttttattattattattttttttaacatgattGAATTTATTCATGATTTCGAGTTTCTATTTTGCTTTGCTATTAGTTAATCTATGCTTGTTGCCTTCTATGCTTCagcaaaaatcattttttttttaaatggactGTACATTAGGGTCACTAATTGTATTCAAATACTTGGTTGTTTTGAATGCCCATTTTGTAAATTACATATATAAACCTTTTGGCTTAATAGTAAACCATGAAATGAGGGGGTTTTGCCAATCTATTGggattgtaaaaatgttttttttctttataagtaataaaatttgttaatatcGTTCATGAGCACGAGCATAAAAATTCGTTTTGTTGGAAAGTTTCCCTacgaaataaaaataataatcattaaaaattttatctagAGCTTTTTGGTGTCACATTTTGGCTATAGTTTGCACCacaaaatgaatttataaaatgtGGTTTACTtacaattcaaaatattttcaggaaATGCACCCGAATCGAAATTCATTTACTTACTCCTCAGGGCTTGCAGGTACATTAATTccctctttattttattttgttttgtttatttatttatttattttttacatttctttCTAGCTGCTGTTAAGTACAATTAGTTGTATGAAATTGGAATTTTTACTCTGCCCACATGTGTGGTGCATTGTGCCCACACACGCATGATATGTTTTAGATATTGTTAGaagcaaacttttttttttttatcgggTAAAGtggtgtaaaatttttaatataagggTGACTAATTCTATAGAAATTCCATGTAATAAGACCTGATAAAGACAGTGTTATATTATATTGGATTTGAAGCGCTTCCTTTTGCATTATGGCAAGTTATAGTTTGCTGATATATCATTCTTCTGTTTTTTGTTGATGTATGTTGATATTTGGTGGTAACTGgtctataaaaattatatccccgtcagtagtagtagtagtagttaaGAGAGACATGAAATGGAAAATTCTGTTCTTCAAATGGCAAGCTCAGCTGGTGGACAGATGAGATAAGTTCCTGAATGAAACAAAGataataatctttttatttttcttttctcaagtttttgggttttttaggtccttttttttagtcattca
This genomic window contains:
- the LOC115968682 gene encoding DNA damage-binding protein 1-like, translating into MGDVSDRIGRPTDNSQIGIIDPDCRLIGLHLYDGLFKVIPFDNKGQLKEAFNIRLEELQVLDIKFLYGCSKPTIVPHHPPPPKKKMYSNLEYLST